A section of the Amycolatopsis sp. AA4 genome encodes:
- a CDS encoding helix-turn-helix transcriptional regulator codes for MGTTPGSPPDAQLSQLRQLRLAKDAMDRDWAAPLDLDAIAAHAGYSRYHFVRLFRAVYGQTPGQYLSRRRIERAEDLLRTANLSVTEICTLVGFSSLGSFSASFKKHTGLTPSEYRARHVRQNSALVPGCYALLWHGGFKGLGPGAENEP; via the coding sequence ATGGGAACCACGCCCGGCTCGCCACCCGATGCGCAGCTTTCGCAGTTGCGGCAGCTGCGCCTGGCCAAGGACGCCATGGACCGGGACTGGGCCGCGCCCCTGGATCTGGACGCGATCGCAGCCCATGCCGGGTACTCGCGTTACCACTTCGTGCGGCTTTTCCGGGCCGTGTACGGGCAGACGCCCGGGCAGTACCTGAGCCGCCGGCGGATCGAGCGGGCGGAGGACCTGCTGCGGACCGCCAACCTTTCGGTCACCGAGATCTGCACGCTGGTCGGGTTCAGCAGTCTCGGCTCGTTTTCGGCGAGCTTCAAGAAGCACACCGGACTGACCCCGAGCGAATACCGGGCGCGCCATGTCCGGCAGAACTCGGCCCTGGTTCCCGGGTGCTACGCGCTGCTGTGGCACGGCGGGTTCAAGGGACTGGGACCAGGCGCCGAAAACGAACCTTGA
- a CDS encoding VOC family protein, which translates to MDLTLQLTIDCSDPPKMVPFWAEALLSGARTGRRWEFPRRSCRPGPGTGTAGVVPGGSGAESGQDRWPFALKVGGGRDGPLDVRAGQVKSEVDRLVEAGATVLRINDEPDRGLYAAAMQDPEGDEFDIVG; encoded by the coding sequence ATGGACCTGACGCTGCAGTTGACGATCGACTGTTCTGATCCCCCGAAGATGGTGCCCTTCTGGGCCGAGGCACTGCTAAGTGGCGCGCGCACTGGGCGGCGATGGGAGTTCCCGAGGCGGAGCTGCCGCCCGGGGCCGGGGACGGGGACCGCGGGTGTGGTTCCAGGAGGTTCCGGAGCCGAAAGCGGCCAAGACCGGTGGCCCTTCGCCCTGAAGGTCGGCGGCGGCCGGGACGGTCCGCTGGATGTCCGCGCGGGACAGGTCAAGTCCGAAGTGGACCGCCTGGTCGAAGCCGGAGCCACCGTGCTGCGGATCAATGACGAACCGGACCGCGGGCTCTACGCCGCTGCCATGCAGGACCCGGAGGGCGATGAATTCGACATCGTGGGGTGA
- a CDS encoding VOC family protein, whose product MIKGLSIANVWVLDHDRAKEFYTEKLGLEVRTDLTMGDGGMRWLTVGAKDQPDLEITLMVPGPPALDPESAEALKKLVAKGVLGAGVFGTDDIHADYQTLKARGVEFVQEPQERPYGTEAIFRDDSGNWFSFTQRRENLDLDKDWSC is encoded by the coding sequence GTGATCAAGGGCCTGTCCATCGCCAACGTCTGGGTCCTCGACCATGACCGGGCCAAGGAGTTCTACACGGAAAAGCTGGGCCTCGAAGTCCGCACGGACCTGACGATGGGCGACGGCGGGATGCGCTGGCTGACCGTCGGGGCCAAGGACCAGCCGGACCTCGAGATCACGCTGATGGTCCCTGGACCGCCCGCGCTCGATCCGGAATCCGCTGAAGCGCTGAAGAAGCTCGTCGCGAAAGGGGTGCTGGGAGCGGGGGTCTTCGGGACCGACGACATTCACGCCGACTACCAGACCTTGAAGGCGCGCGGGGTGGAGTTCGTGCAGGAGCCGCAGGAGCGGCCCTACGGCACCGAAGCCATCTTCCGCGACGATTCCGGGAACTGGTTCTCCTTCACCCAGCGGCGGGAGAACCTGGATCTGGACAAAGACTGGAGTTGCTGA
- a CDS encoding NAD(P)/FAD-dependent oxidoreductase encodes MVAHFDVLVVGAGLSGIGAACRLRQQAPDRTYAILEARDTIGGTWDLFRYPGVRSDSDMFTLGYPFRPWRKEQAIASGAEILEYLRETAAEHGITRHVRFGHRVVRASWSSASARWTVEASHDGEIVPFTCSFLYLCSGYYSYENGHVVDFPGRASFRGEIVHPQFWPEELDLSGKRVVVIGSGATAVTLVPELASTAKSVTMLQRSPSYVLARQRTDSLARRLRGVLPSRLAYRVVRAKNVLVATLLYQVSRRLPRRTAAFLGGAAAKQLPASIPVDPHFSPRYQPWDQRLCLTPGADFFAALRSGKADIVTDRIARFTPDGITLESGAHLPADVIVTATGLRVIAFGGIDLTVDGEVINPSEQLVYKGMMLGGVPNLAWCIGYVNASWTLRSDLVSRYVCRVLNHLSRNGFDTCVPHPPALPPARRRPIMNLTSGYLTRAASALPRQGDRRPWLMRQNYLLDAADLRLSRVDDGVLRFGRRSRSA; translated from the coding sequence ATCGTGGCGCATTTCGACGTCCTGGTCGTCGGAGCCGGGCTGTCCGGCATCGGCGCGGCCTGCCGGCTGCGGCAGCAGGCGCCGGACCGGACGTACGCCATCCTCGAAGCGCGCGACACGATCGGCGGAACCTGGGACCTCTTCCGGTACCCGGGCGTGCGCTCCGACTCGGACATGTTCACGCTCGGCTACCCGTTCCGGCCGTGGCGCAAGGAACAGGCGATCGCGTCCGGCGCCGAGATCCTGGAGTACCTCCGGGAGACCGCCGCTGAGCACGGGATCACCCGGCACGTCCGGTTCGGACATCGGGTCGTCCGCGCGTCCTGGTCGTCCGCCTCGGCCCGCTGGACGGTGGAAGCCTCGCACGACGGCGAGATCGTCCCGTTCACTTGTTCTTTTCTGTACCTGTGCAGCGGCTACTACAGCTACGAGAACGGCCACGTCGTCGACTTCCCGGGCCGCGCCTCGTTCCGGGGCGAGATCGTGCACCCCCAGTTCTGGCCGGAAGAGCTGGACCTCTCCGGCAAACGCGTGGTCGTCATCGGCAGCGGCGCCACCGCGGTGACCCTGGTGCCGGAACTGGCTTCGACGGCGAAGTCCGTGACGATGCTGCAACGCTCGCCCAGCTACGTCCTGGCCCGCCAGCGGACAGATTCGCTCGCCCGCCGCCTGCGGGGAGTCCTGCCTTCCCGGCTTGCCTACCGTGTGGTGCGAGCGAAGAACGTCCTGGTGGCCACGCTGCTCTACCAGGTCTCACGCCGACTGCCCCGCCGCACGGCAGCGTTCCTGGGGGGCGCGGCCGCGAAGCAGTTGCCCGCCTCGATACCCGTTGATCCGCATTTCTCGCCCCGGTATCAGCCCTGGGATCAGCGCCTCTGCCTGACGCCCGGCGCGGACTTCTTCGCAGCGCTCCGCAGCGGAAAGGCGGACATCGTCACCGACCGGATCGCCCGCTTCACGCCCGACGGCATCACGCTGGAATCGGGCGCACACCTGCCCGCGGACGTGATCGTCACCGCCACTGGCCTGCGCGTGATCGCGTTCGGCGGAATCGACCTGACCGTGGACGGCGAGGTGATCAACCCTTCGGAACAGCTGGTGTACAAGGGAATGATGCTCGGCGGGGTGCCGAACCTCGCGTGGTGCATCGGTTACGTGAACGCTTCCTGGACCCTGCGGTCGGACCTCGTTTCCCGGTACGTGTGCCGCGTGCTGAACCACCTGTCTCGCAACGGTTTCGACACCTGTGTGCCGCACCCGCCCGCGCTCCCGCCCGCCCGGCGGCGCCCCATCATGAACCTGACGTCGGGCTACCTGACCCGCGCCGCCTCCGCCCTGCCCCGCCAGGGCGACCGGCGCCCGTGGCTGATGCGGCAGAACTACCTGCTGGACGCGGCGGATCTGCGCCTGAGCCGAGTGGACGACGGAGTCCTGCGGTTCGGGCGGCGGAGTCGTAGCGCTTGA
- a CDS encoding polysaccharide lyase 8 family protein: MPVNRRTALRGGAVAAALAVTARPAFAAPAADPLKKIVAGYRELQTGINRPSPERSAALKNLGRVAKSYYDGMSVSGNGPLWTDLPLGPGSDYTTSMYARLRAIAVDWGTPGSTLSGDPKVLDSIKKALELIYASQYNPQVGEIGNWYTYEIGVPYYLLHTLVTVADQLTADELARYVSPIKRFVGNPNLRANNPKVVETGANRADKALISIVSGALIGDTAWIRTGIDAITDVAGGGAASVLARLDRAAGDGFHVDGSFIQHDTIPYPGHYGIVLLTALAGTIHVTEGTEYALPDDLKQKVYALVGDTFAPFVYAGALMEPVRGRMLSRQGETGHDIGHQLTVATLVLARSATGTVKTELSGLAAKWIKEGTYAPFLEIPDPERFAPGPDLVATPGIEFAQEMLAGRVRPAPIVAAHRIFGQQDRMVHVTEGWSASLGVGSARISRYESINGMNLHGWHVGDGVLYLFLPNAKGHYSDAYWPTVDPALLPGTTAKAGPPGPLAATPLTTKAHVGGVRWDARHGAYAMDFVSEDGSLTAKKSWFFTPAGIVCLGAGITDTSGQAVRTTIENRNLGENGRGTLLADARVVGDSSTLHRPRWLHLEHVGGYVLLDNAEVTALREDRTGAWRDVDTGANTKGTTTPNTRRYQKLVIEHGAKPVDAKYAYAVLPGASVVGTVASVLAWRVRANTPAVQALRLWDNTLLANFYSAGTVDEVSVSGPASVALGRGSLAVSDPTQLQDSVRVTVRRRTVEVPLKDTFGATKVVSLR, encoded by the coding sequence ATGCCCGTGAACCGCAGAACCGCACTGCGTGGCGGTGCCGTCGCCGCGGCGCTCGCCGTCACCGCGCGCCCGGCCTTCGCCGCGCCCGCTGCTGATCCGCTGAAGAAGATCGTGGCCGGTTACCGTGAGCTGCAGACGGGCATCAACCGCCCGTCGCCGGAACGCTCGGCCGCGCTGAAGAACCTCGGCCGGGTCGCGAAGTCCTACTACGACGGCATGTCGGTGTCCGGCAACGGTCCACTGTGGACTGATCTCCCGCTCGGCCCGGGCAGCGACTACACCACCTCGATGTACGCCCGGCTGCGGGCGATCGCGGTCGACTGGGGGACCCCGGGCAGCACGCTCTCCGGCGATCCGAAGGTGCTCGACAGCATCAAGAAGGCGCTGGAGCTGATCTACGCCAGCCAGTACAACCCGCAGGTCGGCGAGATCGGCAACTGGTACACCTACGAGATCGGCGTGCCGTACTACCTGCTGCACACTCTCGTCACAGTCGCCGACCAGCTGACCGCCGACGAGCTGGCGCGGTACGTCAGCCCGATCAAGCGGTTCGTCGGCAACCCGAATCTGCGCGCGAACAACCCGAAGGTCGTCGAAACCGGGGCGAACCGGGCGGACAAGGCGCTGATCTCGATCGTCTCCGGCGCGCTGATCGGCGACACCGCGTGGATCCGCACCGGCATCGACGCGATCACCGACGTCGCCGGCGGGGGAGCGGCCAGCGTCCTGGCGAGGCTGGACCGCGCGGCGGGCGACGGGTTCCACGTCGACGGCTCGTTCATCCAGCACGACACCATCCCGTACCCCGGCCACTACGGCATCGTGTTGCTGACCGCGCTCGCCGGGACGATCCACGTCACCGAAGGCACCGAGTACGCGCTGCCGGACGACCTGAAGCAGAAGGTGTACGCGCTGGTCGGCGACACGTTCGCGCCGTTCGTGTACGCGGGCGCGCTGATGGAGCCGGTGCGCGGGCGGATGCTGTCGCGCCAGGGCGAAACCGGGCACGACATCGGGCACCAGTTGACGGTCGCGACTTTGGTCCTCGCGCGGTCGGCGACCGGGACCGTGAAGACTGAGTTGTCCGGGCTCGCCGCCAAGTGGATCAAGGAGGGCACGTACGCGCCGTTCCTGGAGATCCCCGATCCAGAACGGTTCGCGCCCGGCCCGGACCTCGTCGCGACACCGGGCATCGAGTTCGCCCAGGAGATGCTCGCCGGACGCGTGCGTCCCGCGCCGATCGTCGCGGCGCACCGGATTTTCGGCCAGCAGGACCGGATGGTGCACGTGACCGAGGGCTGGTCCGCGTCGCTCGGGGTCGGGTCCGCGCGAATCTCGCGCTACGAGTCGATCAACGGCATGAACCTGCACGGCTGGCACGTCGGCGACGGGGTGCTGTATTTGTTCCTTCCCAACGCGAAAGGCCACTACTCGGACGCCTATTGGCCGACGGTCGACCCGGCCCTCCTGCCCGGCACCACCGCGAAGGCCGGGCCGCCGGGACCGCTGGCAGCGACGCCGTTGACGACGAAAGCGCACGTCGGCGGCGTGCGCTGGGACGCCCGGCACGGCGCGTACGCGATGGATTTCGTCTCCGAAGACGGTTCGCTGACCGCGAAGAAGTCGTGGTTCTTCACTCCGGCGGGCATCGTCTGCCTCGGCGCGGGGATCACCGACACGTCCGGGCAGGCGGTCCGGACGACGATCGAAAATCGGAACCTCGGCGAAAACGGACGCGGCACGCTGCTGGCCGACGCGCGCGTGGTCGGCGATTCGAGCACCCTGCACCGGCCGCGCTGGCTGCACCTCGAGCACGTCGGCGGATACGTGCTGCTCGACAACGCCGAGGTCACCGCACTGCGCGAAGACCGGACCGGCGCGTGGCGGGACGTCGACACCGGGGCCAACACCAAGGGCACCACGACGCCGAACACGCGGCGGTACCAGAAGCTGGTGATCGAGCACGGCGCGAAGCCGGTGGACGCGAAGTACGCGTACGCGGTCCTGCCCGGCGCGTCGGTGGTGGGGACAGTCGCGTCGGTGCTCGCGTGGCGCGTGCGGGCTAATACGCCCGCTGTCCAGGCCTTGCGACTGTGGGATAACACACTGCTCGCAAACTTCTACAGTGCAGGTACCGTAGACGAAGTATCAGTCTCAGGACCCGCTTCGGTGGCGCTCGGCCGGGGCAGCCTCGCTGTTTCCGACCCGACGCAGCTGCAGGACAGCGTCCGCGTGACGGTACGGCGGCGCACGGTGGAAGTTCCGCTCAAGGACACCTTCGGCGCCACCAAGGTGGTTTCCCTGCGGTGA
- a CDS encoding aldehyde dehydrogenase (NADP(+)), with protein MTRETSPADLENVLSAAAAAARPFAESTPADRAKWLAAAADALDAAAEELIPLAHQETRLPAAPRLKGELARTTFQLRLFGEVLRDGEFLGATVDHADPAWPMGARPDLRRVLVPIGPVLVFAASNFPFAFSVAGGDTASALAAGCPVVLKAHPGHEELSTRTGEIVARALTAAGAPEGAFAVIHGVEQGVTALKDPRISAAAFTGSVPGGRALFDIAVSRPTPIPFYGELGSVNPVVVTPGAVAARGEAVAKGYAGSFSLGAGQFCTKPGLLFLPEGHGLDETLREAVGAVAQQEMLNDRIAAGFARKLADLRAVSGVESVVEGAQDGDAFTPSLLATTAKEFLAGGEAVREEHFGPASLIVTYSDQAELIEVLDSLEPGLTATIQGEDGDADFVRPLLPSLTRLAGRLLWNDWPTGVTVSWAQQHGGPYPATTAPTTTSVGTAAIERFLRPVAWQSFPDALLPEALQEANPWQLPRRVDGAR; from the coding sequence TTGACCCGCGAAACTTCCCCCGCCGACCTGGAAAACGTCCTGTCCGCCGCTGCGGCAGCCGCCCGGCCGTTCGCCGAAAGCACCCCGGCCGACCGGGCCAAGTGGCTCGCCGCCGCTGCGGACGCGCTCGACGCCGCGGCCGAAGAACTGATCCCGTTGGCGCATCAGGAAACCCGCCTCCCGGCCGCGCCCCGGTTGAAGGGCGAACTCGCGCGCACCACGTTCCAGTTGCGGCTGTTCGGCGAAGTCCTGCGGGACGGCGAGTTCCTGGGCGCGACCGTCGACCACGCCGACCCGGCCTGGCCGATGGGCGCGCGGCCGGACCTGCGTCGCGTGCTGGTGCCGATCGGGCCGGTGCTCGTGTTCGCCGCGAGCAACTTTCCGTTCGCGTTCAGCGTCGCGGGCGGCGACACCGCTTCGGCGCTGGCCGCCGGCTGCCCGGTCGTGCTCAAAGCGCATCCGGGTCACGAAGAACTCTCGACGCGGACCGGCGAGATCGTCGCCCGGGCGTTGACCGCGGCCGGTGCGCCGGAGGGTGCGTTCGCGGTGATCCACGGGGTCGAGCAGGGCGTCACGGCGCTCAAGGACCCGCGGATTTCGGCCGCCGCTTTCACCGGTTCGGTCCCGGGCGGACGCGCGCTGTTCGACATCGCCGTCTCGCGGCCGACGCCCATTCCGTTCTACGGCGAGCTGGGCAGCGTCAACCCGGTCGTCGTCACGCCGGGTGCGGTCGCCGCGCGCGGCGAGGCGGTGGCGAAGGGCTACGCCGGGTCGTTCAGCCTCGGCGCGGGCCAGTTCTGCACCAAACCGGGCCTGCTGTTCCTCCCCGAGGGCCACGGGCTCGACGAAACGCTGCGCGAGGCGGTGGGCGCGGTGGCCCAGCAGGAAATGCTGAACGACCGCATCGCGGCGGGGTTCGCGCGGAAGCTGGCGGACTTGCGCGCGGTGTCCGGCGTCGAGTCGGTGGTGGAAGGCGCGCAGGACGGCGACGCGTTCACTCCGTCGCTGCTGGCCACCACCGCGAAGGAGTTCCTGGCCGGCGGAGAGGCTGTCCGCGAGGAGCACTTCGGTCCCGCGTCGCTGATCGTCACCTACTCCGACCAGGCCGAACTCATCGAGGTGCTGGACAGCCTCGAACCCGGCCTCACCGCGACGATCCAGGGCGAGGACGGCGACGCGGACTTCGTGCGTCCGCTGCTGCCCTCGCTCACCCGGCTGGCCGGTCGGCTGCTGTGGAACGACTGGCCGACCGGCGTCACGGTCAGCTGGGCGCAGCAGCACGGCGGCCCGTACCCGGCGACGACCGCGCCGACCACGACGTCGGTCGGCACCGCGGCCATCGAACGTTTCCTGCGTCCGGTGGCGTGGCAGAGCTTCCCGGACGCGCTGCTGCCGGAAGCCCTGCAGGAAGCGAACCCGTGGCAACTGCCGCGCCGCGTCGACGGAGCGCGCTGA
- a CDS encoding glucarate dehydratase family protein, whose protein sequence is MKIRDVVLTPVAFADPPLLNVMGVHEPYALRSVVQVRCDDGVVGLGESYGDAAFLGEVRKVLPELAGHDIFDLPGLKRIIARTLAGTVLTDEHGLIGGFSIRKTIASVYSLFEVACLDAQGQYLGRPVADLLGGKARDAVDFSAYLFYKYGAHLGAEEDSWGEILTPEALVGSASRMVSEYGFRSIKLKGGVFAPEQEIEGIRALAAAFPAHPLRIDPNAAWTPETGIRVAAELDGVLEYLEDPTPGIEGMAQVAREASMPLATNMCVVNFGDLEPAFRARAIGVLLSDHHFWGGMRDTQALSVACESFGVGLSMHSNSHLGISLAAMVHVAAATPHLTYACDTHWPWKTADVIEPGVLTFVDGAVAVPDRPGLGITLDQDALARAHEDYVRCGLTKRDDVTYMRKYTPGFEPNTARW, encoded by the coding sequence ATGAAGATCCGGGACGTGGTGCTGACCCCGGTCGCCTTCGCGGACCCGCCGCTGCTCAACGTGATGGGCGTGCACGAGCCATACGCGTTGCGCAGCGTGGTCCAGGTGAGGTGCGACGACGGGGTGGTCGGCCTCGGCGAGTCTTACGGCGACGCGGCTTTCCTCGGCGAGGTGCGCAAGGTGCTGCCGGAACTGGCCGGACACGACATTTTCGACCTGCCGGGCCTGAAGCGGATCATCGCGCGCACGCTCGCCGGGACCGTGCTGACCGACGAGCACGGCCTGATCGGCGGGTTCTCCATCCGCAAGACGATCGCCAGCGTGTACTCGCTGTTCGAGGTCGCCTGCCTGGACGCGCAAGGACAGTACCTCGGCCGTCCGGTCGCCGACCTGCTCGGCGGCAAGGCGCGCGACGCCGTCGACTTCTCCGCGTATTTGTTCTACAAGTACGGCGCACACCTCGGCGCGGAAGAGGACAGCTGGGGCGAGATCCTTACCCCGGAAGCACTGGTCGGTTCGGCTAGCCGGATGGTTTCGGAGTACGGCTTCCGCTCGATCAAGCTCAAGGGCGGGGTTTTCGCGCCGGAGCAAGAGATCGAGGGCATTCGCGCGCTCGCTGCGGCGTTCCCCGCGCATCCCTTGCGCATCGACCCGAACGCGGCCTGGACGCCCGAGACCGGCATCCGCGTGGCCGCGGAACTCGACGGCGTGCTGGAGTACCTCGAAGACCCGACGCCGGGCATCGAGGGCATGGCGCAGGTCGCGCGCGAGGCGAGCATGCCGTTGGCCACCAACATGTGCGTGGTCAACTTCGGCGACCTGGAGCCCGCCTTCCGGGCGCGCGCGATCGGCGTTCTCCTGTCGGACCACCACTTCTGGGGCGGCATGCGCGACACCCAGGCGCTGTCGGTGGCCTGCGAAAGCTTCGGCGTCGGGCTGTCCATGCACTCCAACAGCCACCTCGGGATCAGCCTCGCCGCGATGGTGCACGTCGCGGCCGCCACCCCGCATCTGACGTACGCCTGCGACACGCACTGGCCGTGGAAAACTGCCGACGTGATCGAACCGGGCGTGCTGACTTTCGTCGACGGAGCGGTGGCGGTGCCGGACCGGCCCGGGCTCGGGATCACGCTGGACCAGGACGCGCTCGCCAGGGCGCACGAGGACTATGTCCGATGTGGACTGACCAAACGGGACGATGTGACGTACATGCGCAAGTACACGCCCGGCTTCGAACCGAACACGGCGAGGTGGTGA
- a CDS encoding 5-dehydro-4-deoxyglucarate dehydratase produces MAQTEIELDGLLAFPLTPFTEDLEINLDGFAENVESHIAAGAGALFVACGTGEFSSLSVDEVAALLAKAREVAGGRVPVWVGAGGGAAGARAGVAAAQAGNADGVLLLPPYLVTGPQEGLVDYVRYAVGDTSVPVIVYHRSTGVFTAPAAAKLLDIPSVVGLKDGYGDVEAMTRIVTTIRALGTQRSADFLFFNGLPTAEVSAKAYAAAGVARYSSAVHCFAPEIAHRFHRALAEDDNATMDALLAGFYLPLVALRDETPGFAVSLVKAAARLRGDKVGTVRPPLIEPTPEQIDRLGKVVENGFAVLKGL; encoded by the coding sequence ATGGCACAGACCGAGATCGAGCTGGACGGCTTGCTGGCGTTCCCGCTGACCCCGTTCACCGAAGACCTCGAGATCAACCTCGACGGGTTCGCGGAAAACGTGGAGAGCCACATCGCCGCCGGTGCGGGCGCGCTGTTCGTCGCGTGCGGCACCGGGGAGTTCAGCTCGCTGTCGGTCGACGAGGTCGCCGCGCTGCTGGCCAAGGCGCGCGAGGTCGCCGGCGGGCGAGTGCCGGTGTGGGTCGGCGCGGGCGGCGGCGCGGCCGGTGCTCGTGCGGGCGTCGCGGCGGCGCAGGCGGGCAACGCCGACGGCGTGCTGCTGCTTCCGCCGTACCTGGTCACCGGGCCGCAGGAGGGTCTGGTCGACTACGTGCGCTACGCGGTCGGCGACACCTCCGTGCCGGTGATCGTCTACCACCGCAGCACCGGCGTGTTCACCGCGCCGGCCGCGGCGAAGCTGCTGGACATCCCGTCGGTGGTCGGGCTCAAGGACGGCTACGGCGACGTCGAAGCGATGACCCGGATCGTCACCACGATCCGCGCGCTCGGCACGCAGCGGTCCGCGGACTTCTTGTTCTTCAACGGTTTGCCGACGGCCGAGGTGTCCGCGAAGGCGTACGCGGCGGCGGGCGTCGCGCGCTACTCCTCGGCGGTGCACTGCTTCGCGCCGGAGATCGCGCACCGCTTCCACCGCGCGCTCGCCGAGGACGACAACGCGACGATGGACGCGCTGCTCGCCGGGTTCTACCTGCCGCTCGTGGCGTTGCGCGACGAGACGCCCGGCTTCGCGGTGTCGCTGGTCAAGGCCGCGGCCCGGCTGCGCGGCGACAAGGTCGGCACGGTCCGGCCGCCGCTGATCGAGCCGACGCCCGAGCAGATCGACCGGCTGGGCAAGGTCGTCGAGAACGGTTTCGCCGTGCTGAAAGGCCTCTGA
- a CDS encoding IclR family transcriptional regulator produces the protein MAQKTDPATAPAESAGVKSARRAIDLIETFAANDVWLSLSDLHARTGFPRSSLHGLLRTLLDAGWLEADANSARYRLGVRALICGTAYLDRDAIVPYATEALERIREKTGFTAHFARRNGTEVVYLETRESQHSTHLISRVGRTLPAHATALGKALLAELTHEEVEALMPAELVALTPNTITTLDALHADLARTRERGYAAEIEEGTLGVRCVAAVIPYRIPGTDAMSCSMPLGKVTDADVERVGELLAETTAELGQQLRRAGIR, from the coding sequence ATGGCGCAGAAGACGGACCCCGCCACCGCTCCCGCGGAGTCCGCGGGCGTGAAGTCGGCGCGGCGCGCCATCGACCTGATCGAGACGTTCGCCGCGAACGACGTGTGGCTGTCGCTGTCGGATCTCCACGCGCGCACCGGGTTCCCCCGCTCCAGTCTGCACGGTCTGCTGCGCACCCTGCTGGACGCGGGCTGGCTGGAGGCCGACGCGAACTCCGCGCGCTACCGGCTCGGCGTCCGCGCGCTCATCTGCGGCACCGCGTACCTCGACCGCGACGCGATCGTCCCCTACGCCACCGAAGCTTTAGAGCGCATCCGCGAGAAGACCGGCTTCACCGCGCATTTCGCGCGCCGCAACGGGACCGAGGTCGTCTATCTCGAGACGCGCGAGTCCCAGCACTCCACGCACCTGATCTCGCGCGTCGGCCGCACTCTGCCCGCGCACGCGACCGCGCTGGGCAAGGCCTTGCTCGCCGAGCTGACCCACGAAGAGGTCGAGGCGCTCATGCCCGCGGAACTGGTCGCGCTCACCCCGAACACGATCACCACGCTCGACGCGCTGCACGCCGACCTCGCACGCACCCGGGAACGCGGGTACGCCGCCGAGATCGAAGAGGGCACCCTCGGCGTGCGCTGCGTGGCCGCGGTGATCCCGTACCGCATTCCCGGCACCGACGCGATGAGCTGCTCGATGCCGCTGGGCAAGGTCACCGACGCCGACGTCGAACGCGTCGGCGAGCTGCTGGCCGAAACCACCGCCGAGCTCGGCCAGCAGCTGCGCCGCGCCGGAATCCGCTGA
- a CDS encoding NAD(P)-dependent oxidoreductase, translating to MPDQRVLITGSAGVVGTLMRPRLRREGRVLRLLDLAEQPPAEDGEAVEIVTGSVTDPDAMAAACAGADALIHLGGLSREASWEDTLDVNINGTHTVLEAAREAGIRRVVLASSNHAVGFRRNADAGESGLPADSSTRPDTYYGVSKAAIEALGSLYASRFGMDVIVVRIGSCFETPLPLGIRGLTSWLSPDDGARLFEACLSAPSPGYRLIWGVSDNTRRVYSLAEAEALGYKSHDNAEVYAEQLADKPAPTGAAAEYVGGPFCTAPLGVFNPL from the coding sequence ATGCCAGACCAGCGTGTGCTGATCACCGGATCGGCCGGCGTCGTCGGCACCCTGATGCGGCCGCGGCTGCGCCGGGAAGGCCGGGTGCTGCGGCTGCTCGACCTCGCCGAGCAGCCTCCCGCCGAGGACGGCGAAGCGGTCGAGATCGTGACCGGTTCGGTCACCGACCCGGATGCGATGGCCGCCGCCTGCGCGGGCGCGGACGCGTTGATCCACCTGGGCGGGCTCAGCCGCGAGGCGTCGTGGGAGGACACGCTCGACGTCAACATCAACGGCACGCACACCGTCCTCGAAGCCGCGCGCGAAGCCGGGATCCGCCGGGTCGTGCTCGCGTCGAGCAACCACGCGGTCGGCTTCCGCCGGAACGCCGACGCGGGCGAGAGCGGCTTGCCCGCCGACTCCAGCACCCGGCCGGATACTTATTACGGTGTAAGCAAAGCCGCCATCGAAGCGCTGGGCAGCCTGTACGCGTCGCGGTTCGGCATGGACGTGATCGTCGTCCGCATCGGCTCGTGCTTCGAAACGCCGCTGCCGCTCGGCATCCGCGGCCTGACCAGCTGGCTGTCGCCGGACGACGGCGCGCGGCTGTTCGAAGCGTGCCTGAGCGCGCCGTCGCCGGGCTACCGGCTGATCTGGGGCGTCTCGGACAACACCCGCCGCGTCTACTCGCTCGCCGAGGCCGAGGCGCTGGGCTACAAGTCCCACGACAACGCCGAGGTCTACGCCGAGCAGCTGGCGGACAAGCCCGCGCCGACCGGGGCGGCCGCCGAATACGTCGGCGGGCCGTTCTGCACCGCGCCGCTGGGCGTGTTCAACCCGCTCTGA